DNA sequence from the Candidatus Eisenbacteria bacterium genome:
GCCGAGCATGGAGGATCTCGAGCTCGGGCGCCGCATCGCGCGCGAGACGCCGATTCATCTGAACCGCCGCGTCGTCGCGCGGCATCACTTTCCCGCGACGCTTCGGAAGAACGCGAGGGATCACTTCGACCGGGGGCGCCTCTGGGTGCGGATCTATCTTCGCTATCGCCGGTTCGACAACTACCTTTCGACCCCGCGCCGCGCCGCCGGGCGGATCGCCGCATCGGCGAGCGTCCCGCTTCTCGCGTGCGCTCCTCTTCTCCCGGCCGCGGGATGGGCTTCGGCCGCGGCGTTCGGCGCCTACCTCGCCTGCAACTGGGATCTCTGGGCGGTGGTCCTCAGGCGCTCCCCGAGGTTCTTGCCGGCCGCGCTTCTGTTCGATTTCGCGCTCGGCCTCGTGCTCGGCGCCGCCGCGCTCGCCGCCTTGGGCGAGGCCGCGCTCGATCGGCGATCGGACAGTCGGCGCGAACGCTCGCGCGGCGTCGCGGGGAGCGCGGTCCGCGCGCGGGAATCGGAATCGACCGCGAACCTGCCGAGCCCTACGTCCCCGTCCCCCAATCCGTGAGCCGATCGCGGAGGCGCGCCGCGTAGAGCGATGCGGCGAAGCGGCCCGCCGCGCGCGGCACGAATCCTTTTCTCTTCAAGGAAAGCCCGAGAAGGGCGAGGCGCGAGGAAGAAGCTCTCTCCATCCTCTCGATGCGAGCGAGCGCGGTTCGTTCGGCGAGGTCGTTCGGGGAGAGGCCTTCCCGCTCCGCGCGCGCGAGGAGAGTCTCCACCGCCTCGCCGATCCTCGCCTCGGCGATCGCCTCGGCCCGCGCATTGGGGATCCCGCCCCAGGAGAGCGCGCCGCCGAGAACCCCGCCCGCGTTCGCGACGAAGTCGGGGAGGACGAGGACCCCGCGCGCTTCGAGGGATCGTGTCGCTTCGGGCGTCGCCGGGTTGTTCGCTCCGGGCGCCACGCAGCGCGCGGCGAGGAGATCCGAGTTCCGTCCGTTCAGCGTGTGCGTGAGCGCGCAGGGGAGGAACGCGTGGACGGGGAGCGCGAGAAACTCTTTATGTGTGATAGGACGCGCGCCGGGAAAGCGCTCGATGCGCTCGGGTCCCTCGGCCGCCGCGAACGCATCCCACGCTTCGGGATCGAACGCCGACTCGAGGCGGATCCGGCCGAAGCGGTTCGCGACGGCCGCGATTCGAACCCCC
Encoded proteins:
- a CDS encoding glycosyltransferase family 2 protein; amino-acid sequence: MTSAPYLSIVIPTRNASVKLGKLLRSIEASSYSDREVLVVDDGSTDDTPRLLDDFPVRVLRASRNSGPAFARNLGAREARGEVILFLDSDVILEPDALAETARFFREHPDRAVMIGVYAPEPANEGPWPLYKALQCYSYYRGFPGVKEVTLLWSAVAAFRREVFLRSGGFDTRFAKPSMEDLELGRRIARETPIHLNRRVVARHHFPATLRKNARDHFDRGRLWVRIYLRYRRFDNYLSTPRRAAGRIAASASVPLLACAPLLPAAGWASAAAFGAYLACNWDLWAVVLRRSPRFLPAALLFDFALGLVLGAAALAALGEAALDRRSDSRRERSRGVAGSAVRARESESTANLPSPTSPSPNP
- a CDS encoding Glu/Leu/Phe/Val dehydrogenase translates to MEVGQEIHAVRDEAIRLEGWVAIDRTVRGESSGGLRMTPTVNEEELRLLARTMTLKYGFLGFPKGGAKAGIRGDPEGDPRRTLALLAGFGRAIRPLLATRRFHPGPDMGTNEEMIRHLLAASGIRQRKGSAWRWADSGRHTGAGLVGALFAAARRLSISRRDLSVSIEGLGAVGLSAARRLTREGVRIAAVANRFGRIRLESAFDPEAWDAFAAAEGPERIERFPGARPITHKEFLALPVHAFLPCALTHTLNGRNSDLLAARCVAPGANNPATPEATRSLEARGVLVLPDFVANAGGVLGGALSWGGIPNARAEAIAEARIGEAVETLLARAEREGLSPNDLAERTALARIERMERASSSRLALLGLSLKRKGFVPRAAGRFAASLYAARLRDRLTDWGTGT